A window from Pyrococcus yayanosii CH1 encodes these proteins:
- a CDS encoding transglutaminase-like domain-containing protein, whose amino-acid sequence MADVRKLFLECAKALDAELPGLGDDVRRLADLPPNRAFEEYLKLVDKVARLRVSREKRNVLLMILWRYGAQIEECIVPPQFRYFKIRGRPFRLVDSKLVAFLFIVFFLFPAIISSLWSFNTSYTIAHPNEPVTFSTHLCSYRLSWLYDFRAAMVCVIKEGIGEVYFNLGTSDPFEASRRIQAIISRIPYDMRRLKFSEPYIQTPEETLRRNMGVCSDFAILGASVLLHNNVSPVYIVHTVFRGDETGGHAAMAIYYNGTLWVFDWGSKSVPFEDFINTMGKYAEIEEVRIYELTGEEVRLVTVYRARRERDWWRYIYALTIFLGIAFMKRKEWKLI is encoded by the coding sequence ATGGCGGATGTTAGGAAGCTTTTCCTTGAGTGTGCCAAGGCCCTAGATGCTGAGCTTCCCGGCCTCGGGGATGACGTCAGGAGGTTGGCTGATCTTCCTCCCAATCGGGCCTTCGAGGAATATCTCAAGCTCGTTGATAAGGTCGCGAGACTGAGGGTGAGCAGGGAAAAGAGGAACGTCCTCCTCATGATTTTGTGGAGATATGGAGCCCAGATAGAGGAGTGTATTGTCCCTCCTCAATTCCGTTATTTCAAAATTCGGGGCAGACCTTTCAGGCTCGTGGATTCAAAGCTCGTAGCTTTTCTTTTCATAGTCTTCTTCCTCTTTCCTGCAATAATATCTAGCCTTTGGAGTTTCAATACCTCCTACACAATAGCACACCCGAACGAGCCCGTTACGTTCAGCACACATCTCTGCTCCTATAGGCTCTCATGGCTCTACGATTTCAGGGCTGCCATGGTCTGCGTAATAAAAGAGGGCATTGGAGAAGTTTATTTTAACCTTGGGACGAGCGACCCTTTTGAAGCTAGCCGGAGGATTCAGGCTATTATCTCGAGAATTCCCTACGATATGAGGAGGCTGAAGTTCTCGGAGCCCTACATTCAGACTCCGGAAGAGACCCTGAGGAGAAACATGGGAGTATGTAGCGACTTCGCAATCCTTGGAGCATCTGTCCTCTTGCACAACAACGTTTCCCCGGTTTATATAGTCCACACGGTGTTCAGGGGTGACGAGACCGGCGGGCATGCGGCCATGGCCATCTATTACAACGGCACCCTCTGGGTCTTCGACTGGGGCTCGAAATCTGTTCCTTTTGAAGATTTCATAAATACTATGGGGAAGTATGCGGAAATAGAGGAGGTCAGGATCTACGAGTTGACGGGGGAGGAGGTGAGGCTGGTCACCGTGTACAGGGCTCGGAGGGAGAGGGATTGGTGGAGGTACATCTACGCCCTTACTATTTTCCTTGGGATAGCCTTTATGAAGAGGAAAGAATGGAAGCTAATTTGA
- a CDS encoding pyridoxal phosphate-dependent aminotransferase codes for MIGASKRALSVEYAIRDVVLPARELEKKGIRVIRLNIGDPVKFDFQPPEHMKEAYCRAIKEGHNYYGDSEGLLELREAIVEREKRKNGVDITPDDVRITAAVTEALQLIFGALLDPGDEVLIPGPSYPPYTGLVKFLGGKPVEYKTIEEEGWRPDIDDMRKKITEKTKAIAVINPNNPTGALYDKGTLREILDLAGEYGIPVISDEIYDLMTYEGEHISPGSLTKDVPVIVMNGLSKVYFATGWRLGYMYFVDPEGQLAEVREAIDRLTRIRLCPNTPAQFAAIAGLRGPMDYLKEYMKKLKERRDYIYKRLSEMPGISVVKPQGAFYIFPKIEGGPWKDDKEFVLDVLHTAHVLLVHGSGFGEYGRGHFRAVFLPPVEILEEAMDRLEKFMRERLS; via the coding sequence ATGATTGGAGCCTCAAAGAGGGCCCTCAGCGTTGAGTACGCAATAAGGGACGTAGTTTTACCCGCAAGGGAGCTTGAGAAGAAGGGTATAAGGGTAATAAGGCTTAACATAGGGGACCCCGTCAAGTTCGACTTCCAGCCCCCGGAGCACATGAAGGAGGCCTACTGCAGGGCGATAAAAGAGGGCCATAATTACTATGGGGACAGCGAGGGACTTCTCGAGCTGAGGGAGGCCATAGTTGAGAGGGAAAAGAGGAAGAACGGCGTGGACATAACGCCCGACGATGTCCGCATTACCGCTGCCGTTACGGAGGCTCTCCAGCTGATATTCGGGGCCCTTCTTGATCCCGGGGACGAGGTTCTGATACCAGGCCCAAGCTACCCGCCCTACACGGGACTCGTGAAGTTCCTCGGTGGCAAGCCTGTCGAGTACAAGACGATTGAGGAGGAAGGCTGGAGACCCGACATAGATGACATGAGGAAGAAGATAACGGAAAAAACTAAGGCGATAGCTGTCATAAACCCCAACAACCCCACGGGAGCCCTCTATGACAAGGGAACGCTGAGAGAGATACTCGACCTCGCAGGAGAATACGGAATACCCGTCATAAGCGATGAGATCTACGATCTCATGACCTATGAGGGAGAGCACATCTCACCCGGCTCGCTCACGAAGGATGTCCCTGTCATAGTTATGAATGGCCTCTCCAAGGTCTATTTCGCGACGGGTTGGCGTCTAGGCTACATGTATTTCGTCGATCCCGAGGGTCAGCTCGCCGAGGTTAGAGAAGCCATAGACAGGCTCACCAGGATAAGGCTATGTCCCAACACACCGGCCCAGTTCGCGGCCATTGCCGGTCTCAGGGGACCCATGGACTACCTCAAGGAATACATGAAGAAGCTGAAGGAGAGAAGGGACTACATCTACAAGAGGCTCAGCGAGATGCCCGGGATAAGCGTCGTCAAGCCACAGGGGGCCTTCTACATCTTCCCGAAGATTGAGGGGGGACCGTGGAAGGACGATAAGGAATTCGTTCTCGACGTCCTACACACCGCTCACGTCCTTCTCGTGCACGGTTCAGGCTTCGGCGAATACGGAAGGGGCCACTTCAGGGCAGTCTTCCTGCCGCCCGTGGAGATCCTCGAAGAGGCTATGGACAGGCTGGAGAAGTTCATGAGAGAACGCCTCTCCTGA
- a CDS encoding amidohydrolase → MKAVKATLLYDGLGNVLKDVYIIFDKEIVEIAKERPKEAEVIAEGVVTPAFIDGHSHIGMDRYGEPYQEGEANEQMDSVLPLVDALYSIYMDDKAFKHSIEFGVLYSSVLPGSGNVIGGKAVFIKNYGRDIEEAFIKYAGVKAAFGYNPRSTTNWKGTRPSTRMGAVGILLSWLIKTQKTIALLEKGKKEPEEVEPTVEALIPVLKGEMPLRVHVHKEDDIAALLMIKRKFGLKITIEHAGDVHSRETFEKIKREGAPIIYGPFDSLPYKVELKHEDWKNARYLLEVKPFFGLMSDHPVTLQANLYLQLRHFIRLGMSKAEAIKVITYNNAKILGVDDKLGSIEPGKWASLVVWNGDPFNLENYPTHVFAEGKLIHEASW, encoded by the coding sequence GTGAAGGCCGTTAAGGCGACGCTCCTCTATGACGGCCTTGGCAATGTCTTGAAGGATGTTTACATTATCTTCGATAAGGAAATCGTTGAAATAGCGAAGGAGAGGCCAAAGGAGGCCGAGGTGATAGCGGAGGGCGTTGTAACCCCTGCCTTCATAGACGGCCACAGCCACATAGGCATGGATCGCTATGGTGAGCCTTACCAGGAGGGAGAAGCTAATGAGCAGATGGATTCCGTTCTACCGCTCGTCGATGCCCTCTACTCCATCTACATGGACGACAAGGCCTTCAAGCACTCCATAGAATTCGGTGTCCTCTACTCGTCCGTGCTTCCGGGAAGCGGCAATGTCATCGGGGGGAAGGCAGTCTTCATCAAGAACTACGGCCGCGACATAGAAGAGGCCTTCATAAAATATGCGGGCGTCAAGGCGGCCTTCGGCTACAACCCGCGCTCGACGACGAACTGGAAGGGAACAAGGCCAAGCACGAGGATGGGCGCGGTGGGAATACTCCTAAGCTGGCTGATTAAAACGCAAAAGACTATAGCCCTGCTCGAGAAGGGTAAGAAGGAACCTGAAGAGGTCGAGCCGACGGTCGAGGCCCTAATTCCCGTTCTGAAGGGAGAGATGCCACTGAGGGTCCACGTGCATAAGGAGGACGACATAGCGGCCCTCCTAATGATAAAGCGCAAGTTCGGGCTAAAGATTACAATCGAGCACGCTGGCGACGTCCACAGCAGGGAGACCTTCGAGAAGATAAAGAGGGAGGGGGCTCCCATAATCTACGGTCCCTTTGACAGCCTTCCCTACAAGGTCGAGCTGAAGCACGAGGACTGGAAGAACGCCCGCTACCTGCTCGAGGTCAAACCGTTCTTCGGCCTTATGAGCGACCACCCGGTCACCTTGCAGGCCAACCTTTACCTTCAGCTCAGGCACTTCATACGCCTTGGGATGAGCAAGGCCGAAGCGATAAAGGTCATCACATACAACAACGCGAAAATCCTTGGCGTTGACGATAAGCTCGGGAGCATCGAGCCCGGCAAGTGGGCCTCTCTGGTAGTCTGGAATGGTGATCCTTTCAACCTTGAAAACTATCCCACGCACGTTTTCGCTGAGGGGAAGCTTATCCACGAAGCTAGCTGGTGA
- a CDS encoding NAD(P)-dependent malic enzyme translates to MKVKLTEEQRKRLKEGALLYHKNNFPGNGKIEVIPKIRLKDFYDLSLAYTPGVAEPCKAIASGESPDDYTVIPNTVAVITDGSAILGLGDIGVLAGMPVMEGKCVLFKSLAGVDAFPILIDSKDVDEIVRTVKLISKGFGGINLEDISAPRCFVIEERLKRELDIPVFHDDQHGTAIVTLAGLINALKIVGKKFSEIKVAISGAGAAGIAIAKLLHHVGVREILVVDRSGIIYEGRKENMNPYKEEVAKFNIHNVEGDLAKAMEGADVFIGVSVGGIVTKQMVAKMADDAIVFAMANPIPEIMPEDAKEAGARIVATGRSDYPNQINNVLGFPGIFRGALDVRARGITLNMNIAAAKAIASCVGEDELSEDYIIPTPLHPDVYPKEARAVAEQAIKDGVARRKVSGKWVEEHTRKLREFYQKVIAPINEERRKWSSMP, encoded by the coding sequence GTGAAAGTTAAACTTACCGAGGAGCAGAGGAAGAGGCTGAAGGAAGGTGCGCTGCTCTACCACAAGAACAACTTCCCAGGCAACGGCAAAATCGAGGTCATTCCAAAGATCAGGCTCAAGGACTTCTATGACTTAAGTTTAGCATACACTCCCGGCGTAGCGGAGCCCTGCAAGGCCATAGCGAGTGGGGAAAGTCCCGACGATTACACGGTAATTCCCAACACTGTTGCCGTCATCACAGACGGCTCTGCCATTCTCGGCCTCGGAGACATTGGAGTACTGGCAGGAATGCCCGTTATGGAAGGGAAGTGCGTCCTATTCAAGTCTTTGGCTGGGGTTGATGCCTTCCCGATTCTGATTGATTCTAAGGATGTTGACGAGATAGTCAGAACTGTCAAGCTTATCTCAAAGGGCTTTGGTGGAATAAACCTCGAGGACATCAGCGCGCCGAGGTGCTTCGTCATTGAGGAGCGTCTCAAGAGGGAGCTCGATATCCCAGTCTTTCACGATGACCAGCATGGGACTGCCATTGTAACTTTGGCTGGTCTCATCAACGCCTTGAAGATCGTTGGTAAGAAGTTCAGCGAAATAAAGGTCGCCATAAGCGGCGCTGGCGCGGCGGGGATAGCTATAGCGAAGCTTCTTCATCACGTTGGGGTTAGAGAAATCCTCGTCGTTGACAGGAGCGGAATAATCTATGAGGGAAGGAAGGAGAACATGAATCCTTACAAGGAAGAGGTGGCGAAATTCAACATCCATAACGTCGAAGGTGACCTAGCAAAGGCCATGGAAGGTGCGGACGTTTTCATCGGCGTCAGTGTTGGCGGCATCGTTACAAAGCAGATGGTAGCGAAGATGGCCGACGATGCGATAGTCTTCGCGATGGCAAATCCAATCCCTGAGATAATGCCCGAGGATGCTAAAGAAGCTGGAGCAAGGATAGTGGCAACGGGTAGGAGTGACTATCCAAACCAGATAAATAACGTCCTCGGCTTCCCGGGGATATTCAGAGGAGCTTTAGATGTTAGGGCGAGGGGCATAACGCTGAACATGAACATAGCCGCGGCCAAGGCAATAGCGAGTTGCGTAGGGGAGGATGAGCTGAGCGAGGATTACATAATTCCAACACCACTTCACCCGGACGTTTACCCGAAGGAAGCCAGAGCAGTCGCGGAACAGGCAATTAAAGACGGTGTCGCGAGGAGAAAGGTCAGCGGTAAGTGGGTTGAAGAACACACAAGGAAGCTCAGGGAGTTCTATCAGAAGGTGATAGCTCCAATCAACGAAGAACGGAGGAAATGGAGCTCCATGCCATGA
- a CDS encoding FmdE family protein yields MLTLNRLVEERNAVKILEYAREFHGHVCPYLALGVRASLIAMEELGVGRLDHSGSVDESVLAIVEVNSCFTDGVQVTTGCTLGNNSLIYLDLGKTALTLVKRSTWEGVRVYADAEKLRKYYPPDAMELFRKVVKERKGTEEERRRLWELWEDIAYTMLNLPKEEFKIERLKVAPIEQAPIVESVRCAKCGELVMETRTVYINDKPFCLRCAGEIYRAVVGRGIVDVPPRGC; encoded by the coding sequence ATGCTCACCCTAAACAGGCTCGTCGAGGAGAGAAATGCGGTTAAAATCCTGGAGTACGCAAGGGAGTTCCATGGCCACGTCTGCCCATACCTTGCACTTGGAGTAAGAGCTTCTCTGATAGCCATGGAGGAGCTCGGTGTTGGAAGGCTTGACCACTCGGGCAGTGTTGATGAATCCGTTCTTGCCATAGTTGAGGTGAACAGCTGCTTCACCGACGGCGTTCAGGTAACGACTGGTTGCACCTTGGGAAACAACTCTCTGATATACCTTGACCTCGGAAAAACGGCCTTGACCCTCGTGAAGCGCTCCACCTGGGAGGGTGTAAGGGTCTACGCCGATGCTGAAAAGCTGAGGAAATATTACCCACCAGATGCCATGGAGCTCTTCAGGAAGGTTGTCAAGGAAAGAAAGGGAACCGAAGAAGAGCGGAGGCGCCTCTGGGAGCTCTGGGAAGATATAGCATACACCATGCTCAACCTGCCGAAGGAGGAGTTCAAGATTGAGCGCCTGAAAGTCGCCCCCATCGAGCAGGCGCCGATAGTGGAGAGCGTCCGTTGCGCGAAGTGCGGGGAGCTGGTTATGGAGACGAGGACAGTTTACATAAACGATAAACCCTTCTGCCTCCGCTGTGCCGGGGAAATCTATCGAGCGGTGGTTGGAAGGGGGATAGTTGATGTCCCGCCAAGGGGGTGCTGA
- a CDS encoding iron ABC transporter substrate-binding protein — translation MKRFLALFLILLVVSMSGCIGSSTNTETGKAMITVTDALGRTVEVPAKVTRIVAVGPGALRLIVYLNASDMVVGVEDFEKRYNFGRPYIIAHPELKELPSIGPGGPGKLPDFEALIQLKPDVIFITYVDRKTADDIQAKTGIPVVVLSYGRLATFEDEELFKSLELAGKILGKEKRAEEVINFIKSLQKDLMERTSGVEPKTVYVGGIGYKGAHGIESTEAEYPPFVVTHAKNVADELGEGHHLIDKEKLLEWQPEYIFIDEGGLKLILDDYKKDPDFYNSLRAVKEGNVYGILPYNFYTTNIGTALADAYFIGKVLYPDRFEDIDPAKKADEIYTFLVGKPVYSVMAEQFGGFGKIDLTNGTVEYSLPVSP, via the coding sequence ATGAAAAGGTTCCTTGCCCTGTTTTTAATCCTGCTCGTGGTTTCAATGAGCGGCTGCATCGGGAGCAGCACGAACACCGAAACCGGAAAGGCTATGATAACCGTCACGGACGCCCTTGGAAGAACTGTCGAGGTTCCGGCGAAGGTCACCAGAATAGTTGCGGTTGGTCCTGGTGCGCTCAGGCTGATAGTCTACCTCAACGCGAGCGACATGGTTGTGGGAGTTGAGGACTTCGAGAAGCGCTACAACTTCGGGAGGCCCTACATCATAGCCCACCCCGAGCTGAAGGAGCTTCCCAGCATAGGGCCCGGCGGGCCGGGAAAACTGCCGGACTTCGAGGCGCTGATACAGCTCAAGCCGGACGTTATCTTCATCACCTACGTGGACAGGAAGACGGCCGATGATATACAGGCAAAGACGGGCATTCCGGTTGTTGTTCTCAGCTACGGCCGGCTGGCGACCTTCGAGGACGAGGAGCTTTTCAAATCGCTTGAACTGGCCGGTAAAATCCTTGGGAAGGAGAAACGAGCGGAAGAGGTTATTAACTTCATAAAGTCCCTCCAGAAGGATTTGATGGAGCGCACATCAGGTGTTGAACCGAAGACAGTCTACGTCGGTGGAATCGGCTACAAGGGCGCCCACGGCATAGAGAGCACCGAAGCGGAGTACCCGCCGTTCGTTGTCACCCATGCTAAGAACGTCGCCGATGAACTCGGTGAGGGGCATCACCTCATAGACAAGGAAAAGCTCCTTGAGTGGCAGCCGGAGTACATATTCATAGACGAGGGCGGTCTAAAACTCATCCTTGACGACTACAAGAAAGACCCCGACTTCTACAACTCCCTGAGGGCCGTCAAGGAGGGCAACGTTTACGGCATACTTCCCTATAACTTCTACACGACCAACATAGGAACCGCTTTAGCGGACGCGTATTTCATAGGCAAAGTCCTCTATCCAGACCGTTTCGAGGACATCGACCCGGCTAAGAAGGCCGACGAGATATACACCTTCCTGGTCGGGAAGCCGGTCTACAGCGTCATGGCGGAACAGTTCGGGGGCTTTGGAAAGATAGACCTCACCAACGGAACCGTTGAGTACTCACTGCCGGTCTCGCCGTGA
- a CDS encoding FecCD family ABC transporter permease, translating into MDYEGYVARKLFIGLFLLLFIALVSLYSLSHGAYSLSVREVIDVILGGGSESARLVIWNIRLPRIVAGILVGASLAVAGAVMQGFLRNPLATPFTMGVSHGAMFGASLAILLGAGYAESSGRISLDNPYSVVLFAFIGAISATSVILTLARLRGLSPEAIILAGVAMSSLFVALTTLIQYFADELQLAAMVYWSFGDLGRATWREDTIMLITFLPVFGYFVVKRWDLNAAVIGDDVAKSVGVDVERVRLVSTFLAALITAVSVAFVGVIGFVGLIAPHAIRLVAGGDYRFLIPLSALTGALLLVAADTVARLAFSPMILPVGVVTSFLGAPTFIYLLVKMEGAR; encoded by the coding sequence ATGGACTACGAGGGCTACGTGGCCAGGAAGCTGTTCATCGGCCTTTTCCTTCTTCTTTTCATCGCTCTGGTTAGCCTGTACTCCCTCTCACACGGTGCATACTCGCTCTCCGTGCGGGAGGTCATCGATGTCATTCTCGGCGGCGGGAGCGAGAGCGCTAGGCTTGTAATCTGGAACATAAGGTTGCCGAGGATCGTCGCTGGAATCCTCGTCGGCGCTTCCCTGGCCGTGGCTGGAGCCGTCATGCAGGGATTCCTCAGGAATCCGCTGGCGACTCCTTTCACGATGGGCGTTTCTCACGGCGCGATGTTTGGAGCATCCTTAGCCATACTCCTCGGGGCAGGCTACGCGGAAAGTTCAGGGAGGATTTCACTGGACAATCCCTATTCGGTTGTCCTGTTCGCTTTCATAGGAGCGATAAGCGCAACCTCCGTAATTCTGACACTTGCAAGGCTCAGGGGGCTCAGTCCTGAGGCGATTATTCTCGCAGGAGTGGCAATGAGCTCGCTCTTTGTGGCACTAACCACGCTCATCCAGTATTTCGCTGATGAGCTCCAGCTGGCGGCGATGGTTTACTGGAGCTTCGGTGACCTCGGGAGGGCCACCTGGAGGGAAGATACGATAATGCTCATCACCTTCCTCCCCGTTTTCGGGTATTTCGTCGTGAAGCGGTGGGACCTGAATGCCGCGGTCATTGGGGACGACGTTGCAAAGAGCGTGGGCGTTGACGTCGAGAGGGTTCGTCTCGTTTCCACGTTTTTGGCGGCGCTGATAACTGCGGTTAGTGTTGCCTTCGTGGGTGTCATAGGCTTCGTCGGCCTCATAGCCCCCCACGCAATAAGACTCGTCGCCGGCGGCGATTATCGCTTCCTCATTCCCCTATCTGCCCTGACGGGGGCACTTCTCCTGGTAGCGGCGGATACAGTTGCAAGGCTGGCTTTTTCTCCGATGATCCTGCCGGTTGGAGTCGTCACCTCATTCCTCGGTGCGCCGACCTTCATCTACCTGCTGGTGAAAATGGAGGGGGCAAGATGA
- a CDS encoding ABC transporter ATP-binding protein, whose product MSAVRVRNLHFTYSGSEVLKGINLEVGEGEFVAILGPNGAGKSTLLKCIAGILDCDAVEIFGRSIRDYSRNDLAKVLAYVPQRYEPGFITVFDTVLLGRRPYMGLKPSKRDVEVVMGVLRKMGIHGLALKPTNRLSGGELQKVSIARALAQEPRILLMDEPTNNLDIKSQLEVMEIARDFAAGGGTSIVVMHDVNLALRFAERFVFMKNGKIVADGGREILEPGLFEEVYGVRVEIEEVRGVPVVIPL is encoded by the coding sequence ATGAGCGCCGTGAGGGTCAGGAACCTCCACTTCACGTACAGCGGCTCCGAGGTTCTGAAGGGAATCAACCTTGAGGTTGGTGAGGGCGAGTTCGTGGCCATACTCGGCCCAAACGGGGCTGGAAAAAGCACCCTCCTCAAGTGCATCGCCGGAATTCTGGACTGTGATGCCGTGGAAATTTTTGGGCGGTCGATACGTGACTACTCCCGGAATGATCTGGCGAAGGTTCTCGCCTACGTGCCGCAGAGATACGAGCCGGGTTTTATAACCGTTTTTGACACGGTTTTACTCGGCAGGAGGCCCTATATGGGATTAAAACCGTCAAAGAGAGACGTTGAGGTGGTAATGGGCGTGCTGAGGAAGATGGGGATACATGGCCTGGCTCTGAAACCCACCAACAGGCTGAGCGGTGGCGAGCTCCAGAAGGTAAGCATAGCCCGGGCTCTGGCACAGGAGCCAAGGATACTCCTGATGGACGAGCCAACCAACAACCTTGACATAAAGAGCCAGCTGGAGGTAATGGAGATCGCCAGGGACTTTGCCGCCGGGGGAGGGACTTCAATAGTTGTCATGCACGACGTCAACCTGGCCCTGCGCTTCGCTGAGCGCTTTGTCTTCATGAAAAACGGAAAGATTGTGGCCGACGGTGGAAGGGAAATACTGGAACCGGGCCTTTTTGAGGAGGTCTACGGTGTGAGAGTGGAGATAGAAGAGGTAAGGGGAGTCCCCGTCGTGATTCCCCTTTAG
- a CDS encoding nucleotide-binding protein codes for MQIAIASGKGGVGKSTVTASLLYFLKDEYRLIAVDADAEAPNLGLLLGVTEWEEEREHVGAKVARINPETCIRCGICHEKCPHDSIKLVDGDYVVNQLTCEGCNVCGLVCPVPGTVTLEEVRSGVIRRATTKYGFPIISAQLDVGRPESGKLVTEEKEWAKQLMKKLDLEHMIVDSAAGIGCQVIASLGGADVAILIAEPTPASISDVRRVYKVVQHFRQPAYLIINKADINPGFRALREWAEGEGIPILGEIPYDRAIPKSMAMLKPVVEAFPEAPASRAIREIAEVIMGEILK; via the coding sequence ATGCAGATAGCAATAGCAAGCGGTAAGGGTGGCGTCGGAAAGAGCACCGTGACGGCCTCCCTGCTCTACTTCTTGAAGGATGAGTACAGGCTCATAGCCGTTGATGCGGACGCTGAGGCCCCGAACCTCGGCCTGTTGCTGGGCGTAACGGAGTGGGAGGAGGAGAGAGAACACGTGGGTGCCAAGGTCGCCAGGATAAACCCAGAGACCTGCATCAGATGTGGCATCTGCCATGAGAAGTGCCCCCATGATAGCATCAAACTGGTTGACGGCGACTACGTTGTCAACCAGCTGACGTGCGAGGGTTGCAACGTTTGCGGGCTCGTGTGCCCCGTGCCGGGTACGGTAACCCTCGAAGAGGTCCGCTCCGGCGTGATAAGGAGGGCGACCACCAAGTACGGCTTCCCTATAATCTCGGCCCAGTTAGACGTAGGAAGACCAGAGAGCGGGAAGCTGGTGACAGAAGAAAAGGAGTGGGCCAAGCAGCTCATGAAGAAGCTCGACCTTGAGCATATGATAGTTGACTCTGCCGCCGGGATAGGTTGTCAGGTCATAGCGAGCCTTGGGGGTGCCGATGTTGCCATCCTCATAGCGGAGCCGACGCCTGCTTCAATCAGCGACGTCCGGAGGGTTTACAAGGTCGTTCAGCACTTCAGACAACCAGCTTACCTGATAATCAACAAGGCCGACATAAACCCTGGCTTTAGGGCCCTCAGGGAGTGGGCCGAGGGCGAAGGCATCCCGATACTCGGCGAGATACCCTACGACAGGGCAATACCGAAGAGCATGGCAATGCTTAAGCCTGTAGTCGAAGCGTTTCCGGAAGCGCCGGCCTCAAGGGCAATAAGGGAGATAGCGGAGGTCATAATGGGGGAGATTTTAAAGTAA
- a CDS encoding nucleotide-binding protein: protein MQIAVSGGKGGTGKSTIAVNLAVALANRIEIALADLDVEAPNDHLLLGVELANEEPVTQFMPKFDYSKCTRCRKCAEVCEEHAIITLKDGTPFLMPTLCSGCRACEIVCPVPGAILEGSRLVGHTYVTETPYGFPLVTGKLLEGEERSMPLVVVAKKRAQALNKDLILVDTAAGTGNTVSKAIEDSKLLIAVTEPTPLGLHDLELILELGRLMSIPTWIVVNRADLGDVKEVEKLATKYGAEIVAEIPYSEAIVRSYVAGRPIVLKDGPEAEIFKGLADRVAEFLKEVI, encoded by the coding sequence GTGCAGATCGCGGTCAGCGGTGGAAAGGGCGGAACCGGAAAGTCAACGATTGCCGTTAACCTTGCGGTTGCTCTAGCCAATCGAATCGAGATTGCACTTGCAGACCTTGACGTGGAGGCCCCGAACGACCACTTACTGCTTGGCGTTGAGCTGGCCAACGAGGAGCCGGTTACCCAGTTTATGCCAAAGTTCGACTACTCGAAGTGCACCCGGTGTAGGAAGTGTGCCGAGGTCTGCGAGGAACATGCGATTATAACTCTCAAGGATGGCACGCCCTTCCTCATGCCGACCCTCTGCTCCGGGTGCAGGGCCTGCGAGATAGTCTGCCCGGTTCCAGGAGCTATACTGGAGGGTAGCAGGCTCGTTGGCCATACCTACGTTACGGAGACACCCTATGGCTTCCCGCTCGTCACGGGGAAGCTCCTAGAGGGTGAGGAGCGTTCAATGCCTCTTGTTGTCGTCGCAAAGAAGAGAGCTCAAGCCCTTAACAAGGATCTCATCCTCGTGGACACCGCTGCTGGGACTGGAAACACGGTCTCCAAGGCCATCGAAGATTCGAAGCTCCTAATAGCCGTCACGGAGCCCACTCCCCTCGGTCTTCACGACTTGGAGCTCATCCTGGAGCTCGGGAGGCTTATGAGTATTCCCACATGGATCGTTGTGAACAGGGCAGACCTTGGGGACGTGAAGGAGGTCGAGAAGCTGGCCACCAAATATGGGGCCGAAATCGTTGCAGAGATACCCTACAGCGAGGCCATAGTCAGGAGCTACGTCGCCGGCAGACCGATAGTCTTGAAGGATGGTCCTGAAGCCGAGATTTTCAAGGGGCTGGCCGACAGGGTGGCCGAGTTCCTGAAGGAGGTGATCTGA
- a CDS encoding DUF4405 domain-containing protein, translated as MGIRLRMWVSIVLFFLWLITGISGTVLLLGPLFPSLPVSLMDTIHMYAGFAFFGLSVVHIALNWGALKSYFRKVF; from the coding sequence ATGGGAATAAGGCTGAGGATGTGGGTTTCAATAGTGCTGTTTTTCCTCTGGCTAATCACAGGAATAAGCGGGACGGTGCTGCTGCTGGGCCCCCTCTTTCCCAGCCTCCCAGTTTCGCTGATGGATACCATTCACATGTACGCGGGCTTTGCGTTCTTTGGTCTCTCAGTGGTTCATATAGCTCTCAACTGGGGGGCCTTGAAGAGCTACTTCCGAAAGGTTTTCTGA